From Afipia carboxidovorans OM5, one genomic window encodes:
- the pyk gene encoding pyruvate kinase, with protein MSRNRRAKIVATLGPASSSPEMIRKLYDAGVDMFRLNFSHGTHEDHRARYEAIRAVEREVGTPIAILQDLQGPKIRLGPLEGGKRELTNGSTVRFVCSATAKGNDLPLPHKEVFDAVVPGNQLLIDDGKVRLSATDVGTGYIDAKVISGGIVSDRKGVNLPDTVLALSPITDKDRVDLAFGLELGVDWVAFSFVQRASDLIEAHTLVGGRAGVMSKIEKPAAMSVIEDIVALSDSIMVARGDLGVEIPPEDVPGAQKDLVRLCRLAGKPVIIATQMLESMIHTPTPTRAESSDVATAIYDGSDAVMLSAESASGQFPVQAVETMDRIIRRTEQHKAYRNIIEALHPEVEPLPQHAISAAAAEVAKSIGAACIVAFTSSGTTAYRIARQRPPTPILSVTPNESTARQLAWLWGSTSIRSDEISSYDEMVSHAVQNAKSSGLASDGDCIVVVAGVPFGKSGSTNNLRVVTV; from the coding sequence ATGAGCCGCAATCGGCGGGCGAAGATCGTAGCGACGCTGGGTCCGGCGAGCTCCTCGCCAGAGATGATCCGGAAGCTCTACGACGCGGGCGTGGATATGTTCCGGCTCAATTTCAGCCACGGGACGCATGAGGATCATCGCGCCCGCTATGAAGCCATCCGTGCAGTCGAGCGCGAGGTCGGCACGCCGATCGCGATCCTGCAGGACCTGCAGGGCCCGAAAATCCGCCTCGGGCCGCTGGAAGGTGGCAAGCGCGAGCTGACCAACGGCAGCACCGTGCGTTTCGTCTGCAGTGCCACTGCCAAGGGTAACGACCTGCCGCTGCCGCACAAGGAAGTGTTCGATGCGGTGGTGCCGGGCAACCAGCTTCTGATCGACGACGGCAAGGTGCGGTTGTCCGCTACCGATGTCGGCACGGGCTATATCGATGCGAAGGTGATCTCGGGCGGCATCGTCAGCGACCGCAAGGGCGTCAACCTGCCGGACACCGTGCTCGCGCTGTCGCCGATTACCGACAAGGATCGTGTCGATCTCGCTTTCGGTCTCGAGCTCGGCGTCGACTGGGTCGCGTTCTCGTTCGTGCAGCGCGCATCCGATCTGATCGAGGCGCACACGCTCGTCGGCGGCCGCGCCGGCGTGATGTCGAAGATCGAGAAGCCGGCAGCGATGTCGGTGATCGAGGACATCGTGGCGCTGTCGGATTCCATCATGGTGGCGCGCGGCGATCTCGGCGTTGAAATTCCGCCGGAAGACGTGCCGGGTGCGCAGAAGGATCTGGTGCGGCTGTGCCGCCTCGCCGGCAAGCCGGTGATCATCGCGACGCAGATGCTGGAGTCGATGATCCACACGCCGACGCCGACGCGCGCGGAATCCTCCGACGTCGCGACTGCGATCTATGACGGCTCTGACGCGGTGATGCTGTCTGCGGAATCGGCCTCCGGCCAGTTTCCGGTGCAGGCGGTCGAGACGATGGATCGCATCATCCGCCGCACCGAGCAGCACAAGGCCTATCGCAACATCATCGAGGCGCTGCACCCCGAGGTGGAGCCGTTGCCACAGCATGCGATTTCCGCCGCCGCGGCCGAGGTTGCGAAGTCGATCGGCGCGGCCTGCATCGTCGCCTTCACCTCGAGCGGCACCACGGCCTACCGCATCGCGCGGCAGCGCCCGCCGACACCGATCCTGAGCGTGACGCCGAACGAATCCACCGCGCGCCAGCTTGCCTGGCTGTGGGGCTCGACCAGCATTCGCTCCGACGAGATTTCGTCGTATGACGAGATGGTGAGCCATGCGGTTCAGAACGCCAAGAGCAGCGGCCTTGCGAGCGATGGCGATTGTATCGTCGTGGTTGCGGGCGTGCCCTTCGGCAAGTCTGGATCGACCAACAATCTGCGGG